Genomic DNA from Candidatus Nitrosopumilus koreensis AR1:
CTGCATGTGCAGCATCTTCTATCAAAATTATATTATTATCCTTACAAATTTTTTTTATTGTGTCAAGATTGCATGCCATACCACCAAAATGTACTGGTAGTATCACTCTTGTCTTTTTTGAAATATGGCTTTTGATATTTTCAGGATCAATACATAATGTTTTAGAATCAACATCTGCAAAAATTGGTCTCCCTCCATTGTAAACTACTGCATGTGCAGTAGACACAAATGATAATGAGGGTAAAATAACTTCTTTATTTTTTAAATCTATTAATGATAAGGCCAAATGCAATGCAGCAGTTCCACTATTTACTGCCACTGAAAATTTTGAACCAATATATTTACTGAATTTTTCTTCAAATCTGTTAACATTTCCAACACCTGAGCCAGATGCCCAAAACCCACTTTTTAAAACCTGGTTAATTACATTTTTTTCTTGTTGATCTGAATTTACTTCAAATAGTTTGATTTTTTTCTTCAATTTTCGTTCCTGTATGATATTACTAAAATATGTAAGTTCATTTTTATCATTTTACATTTTCCCTTTAACAAAATCTATAGATTTTACTGGTGTTGGATTTGTTTTTAATAATACAGCTTTGTAAATTGAGCAATAATCAAGAACATAAATTAGATTAATTAATTTTGATAAAATGTTTCCGTTAACTGATGAAATTTCCCAATAATCAATTTTATTTTTTTTGAAATATTTTTTTACCACAACCCATCGCTTCTTTGTTTTAATATAATCATCTCGTCCCTGAATTAAAATTGGTTTAACCTTTGATTTTCTTTCCCAAGATACAATTCCATTATGACATGCTTCAACTATATCTTCTGCAATAACATGAACTTTTGAATTTTCTTGCAAAGAATTTTTAAATCTAATTGCTGCAGCTTGTAATCCCCATGGATAATATATTATGGGTATATCATTTATCCACTTGGCTAAATTTAATGCTGAATTTGTTTTAGTTATATTTTGACTTGAAATATTGTTTCTTGTTTTTTTGAGTTCTCTAATTGAATCCACTATGTCTGAATTTTTTATTGGAATTATTGGTTTCATTACATTAAGTATTGAATATAAAAAATGAAGGAAAAGATGCTCTAGGCGAATGAAATTTTTCAACATTTATGTGCATAATTTTATGTTTTTTACAATAAGCATTCATTTTGCCTCCAGAAGAAAATGCAATTATTCTGCAATTTAATTTTCTAGCTGAATCAAGCACTACAAGAGTTTCTTTTGTATTTCCGGAAATACTTACTGTAATTACTAAAGTCTTTGAATTAACGGTTTGAGGTAACAAAAAGCCTTTAACAATACTTACATGCATACTGTTCTTTGAAAAAATTGATGAAATAATATCCCCTATTGCACCAGAACCCCCCATTCCCGCAAAGACAATATGATCTACTTTTTCAAATTTTATCTTTGCAAATTTCTTTAAAAATGATTTTTCAGCAATTTCAGGCCATTTATCATACACATCATACATTTTTTGTTTATCGTATGTTTGAAGATCTTTTTTGTTCAATTGTAACCCTCTTTATTGTATTTCTATAAGTTATTATCTAAATTAGAAATTTTCTTATTCCTTGAGAGAGTTCTATTTTTGGTTCATAATCAAGTTCTTCTTTTGCTTTTTTAATTGATGCTGTACTATGATCTATTTCCCCAATTCTTTTCTTCTCAAATTTTATTTCTAATTCTTTGTTTGAAAGTTTTTTAATTAAATTTGCTAATTCTAAAATACTTGTATATTTCCCACTTGCAACATTATAGATTTCACCATTTTTTTTGGAATCTAATGAAATCACTTTTACAAATAAATTTACAACATCTTCAATGGCCACAAAATCCCTTGTTTGTTTCCCATCTCCAAATATTGTAAGTGGCAATTTTTTTTTACTGCATTCTACAAATTTTGAAATAACTCCTGCATATTCTGGAGATTGACCTTCTCCATAAACATTAAACAATCTAAAGATTTTTGAGTCAAAATCATAATTTTTTGAAAAATTAATTATTTTTTCTTCCATTTTCTGTTTGCTTTTCCCATATGGTGAAATTGGATGTATGTTTTCACTTTCTATTGAAACATGATTCAAGATATTGTTGCCATATACTGCAGCGGAGGATAATGCAAAAATTTTTTTAATTTTATTTACATGACATGCTTTTAACACATTTTCAGTCCCATCTACATTTGTTTCAAATGTTTCTTGTGGATTTTGAATTGATTCATTTACACTAATCTTTGCAGCAAGATGAATTACGATATCATTATCTATGGAGTTTTTTGAAACGTCATCCAAATTTCTGATATCTCCTGTTATTACTTTGCTTTTATTAAAAGGAAATTTTTTTAAATTTTCTTTACTAGAATTTGAAAAATTATCATAAATTGTTATTTCATGATTTTGTTTAATCAGTGCTTTCACTAAATGTCTTCCTATAAATCCAGCACCACCTGTTACAAAAATCCTCATTTTCATCAATATTTAATTTCACTTCTATATTTGGCATTTGTATGATGGTGTTCAAAAATTGATTTTTTATATTTAGAATTTATTTTAAATAAGGCATCTTCTTCAAAAACTCTAAATGTCATCTGATCCTTCTTCATTACGAACCGTAGATTGGAAAAATAATAAAGTTGTAATGATTGATCAAACCAAATTACCTAATGAACTTGTTTTTGTAGAATTTGATGACTATAATCAGGTTGCTGATGCAATTAGAACTCTTGTGGTACGTGGCGCTCCTGCAATTGGAGTATCTGGTGCTTTTGGTTTGGCATTGGCAGTATTACAAAGTAACGCAACCACAAAAGATGAATTAATTTCAGATTTAGAAAATGCAAAAAAAATTCTTTTTGAAACTAGACCTACTGCAGTAAATTTGGCTTGGGGTTTAGAAAAAATTATGATTGTTGCAAAATCGAGAGATTCAGTTGAACAAATTAGGGAACAAGTCATATCTGAAGCAAAAAAAATGGCAGATGAAGATATTGAAATTAATAAAACTATGGGAAAAAATGGTTCTATTCTTTTTGATGATAATGATACCATAATGACTCATTGTAATGCTGGTGCCTTAGCAACTGTTGCATATGGTACTGCATTAGGTGTTATACGTGCAACAAAAGAAAGCGGTAAAAATGTCAAAGTCATAGCTACTGAAACAAGACCTATCCAACAAGGTTCACGATTAACTGCATTCGAATTAAAACATGATGGATTTGATGTTAGTTTGATTCCAGATACTGCTGTTGGTTATAGTATGGCAAATGGCCTAGTAAATAAAGTCATAGTTGGTGCAGATAGAATTGTAAAAACAGGTCATGTCTTTAACAAAATTGGAACCTATCAAGTAGCGACAATGGCAAAACAACATGGAATCCCATTTTATGTTGCAGCGCCATTATCAACAATTGATATGGAAAGTAACGCAGAAGATGTCATAATTGAAATGAGGAAAGGAAGTGAGGTGACTGGAATTGGTGATAAAAAAACTGCTCCTGATAAGATTAATGTGATCAATCCTGCATTTGACATGACTCCTCCTGAATTGATCTCTGGAATAATTACTGAAAAAGGCATAGCAAAACCACCATATGAAGAATCCATTAAAAAATTATTTGAAAATTAAATTAATCAACCTTTATTCAAAAGCATTATATTTCAAATAAATAAAAAACGTCATACAATTTTTGATTTATGTATTTCACTTTTCTTTCTTTTAAGAGATTTAGTTTTGGTTCAATTTTTTGAAAAAGCTTTGGAAAATTCTGTTTCCAATATTTATTATTATTACCACGGTATGAAATAGAAGTTAATGTTTCAGAGTATGATTCAAATCCAAAAATATATTTTTTTGATAATTTCAACATCTTTTTAATAATCTCTTCAACTGCTTCAGGAT
This window encodes:
- a CDS encoding NAD-dependent epimerase/dehydratase family protein encodes the protein MKMRIFVTGGAGFIGRHLVKALIKQNHEITIYDNFSNSSKENLKKFPFNKSKVITGDIRNLDDVSKNSIDNDIVIHLAAKISVNESIQNPQETFETNVDGTENVLKACHVNKIKKIFALSSAAVYGNNILNHVSIESENIHPISPYGKSKQKMEEKIINFSKNYDFDSKIFRLFNVYGEGQSPEYAGVISKFVECSKKKLPLTIFGDGKQTRDFVAIEDVVNLFVKVISLDSKKNGEIYNVASGKYTSILELANLIKKLSNKELEIKFEKKRIGEIDHSTASIKKAKEELDYEPKIELSQGIRKFLI
- a CDS encoding SIS domain-containing protein, with protein sequence MKPIIPIKNSDIVDSIRELKKTRNNISSQNITKTNSALNLAKWINDIPIIYYPWGLQAAAIRFKNSLQENSKVHVIAEDIVEACHNGIVSWERKSKVKPILIQGRDDYIKTKKRWVVVKKYFKKNKIDYWEISSVNGNILSKLINLIYVLDYCSIYKAVLLKTNPTPVKSIDFVKGKM
- a CDS encoding methyltransferase domain-containing protein, whose amino-acid sequence is MGFTKISGVEINSKAIDIARKTYPNVQFYNSSIEDLELPEKSFDLVFTSGVLMHINPEAVEEIIKKMLKLSKKYIFGFESYSETLTSISYRGNNNKYWKQNFPKLFQKIEPKLNLLKERKVKYINQKLYDVFYLFEI
- a CDS encoding SIS domain-containing protein: MNKKDLQTYDKQKMYDVYDKWPEIAEKSFLKKFAKIKFEKVDHIVFAGMGGSGAIGDIISSIFSKNSMHVSIVKGFLLPQTVNSKTLVITVSISGNTKETLVVLDSARKLNCRIIAFSSGGKMNAYCKKHKIMHINVEKFHSPRASFPSFFIFNT
- the mtnA gene encoding S-methyl-5-thioribose-1-phosphate isomerase, whose amino-acid sequence is MSSDPSSLRTVDWKNNKVVMIDQTKLPNELVFVEFDDYNQVADAIRTLVVRGAPAIGVSGAFGLALAVLQSNATTKDELISDLENAKKILFETRPTAVNLAWGLEKIMIVAKSRDSVEQIREQVISEAKKMADEDIEINKTMGKNGSILFDDNDTIMTHCNAGALATVAYGTALGVIRATKESGKNVKVIATETRPIQQGSRLTAFELKHDGFDVSLIPDTAVGYSMANGLVNKVIVGADRIVKTGHVFNKIGTYQVATMAKQHGIPFYVAAPLSTIDMESNAEDVIIEMRKGSEVTGIGDKKTAPDKINVINPAFDMTPPELISGIITEKGIAKPPYEESIKKLFEN